From a region of the Acidimicrobiales bacterium genome:
- the rpmB gene encoding 50S ribosomal protein L28, which yields MASICEVCGKHPSFGMAVSHSHRRTKRRWNPNIQRVRAVVDGSTRRLDVCTSCLKAGKVTKAAR from the coding sequence ATGGCATCGATTTGCGAGGTGTGCGGAAAGCACCCGTCGTTCGGCATGGCGGTCAGCCATTCGCACCGCCGCACCAAGCGGCGCTGGAACCCCAACATCCAGCGGGTCCGGGCCGTCGTGGACGGCTCGACCAGGCGTCTCGACGTGTGCACGTCGTGCCTCAAGGCCGGCAAGGTCACGAAGGCGGCCCGCTGA
- a CDS encoding DAK2 domain-containing protein: MPVLDHLVADDLRDLVRGYADILSVHREAINRLNVYPVPDGDTGTNMSLTMASVVAEVDGAGPDMASVCQAISHGSLMGARGNSGVILSQILRGLAEGFRDGDGVDAATLVAALDAAATAAYGAVMKPVEGTILTVVRAVADGAAEGLASGADLVGVLDAGRDRGADALARTPDLLPVLAEAGVVDSGGTGLLLLVDVALHLADGRALPDPPEGGGASADFSAAFESVHAGEGHGGVADLRYEVMYFLEAPDEAIAGFKDVWATLGDSIVVVGGDGLWNCHVHTDDIGAAIEAAVDIGRPRSIRVTDLLEEVEEEKWVREAQPGPAEPATVHDPVPCAVVAVAAGEGIRRIFYSLGVQGIVTGGQTMNPSTAQLLAEVEAAPADEVVILPNNKNIVPVAEQVDAMTSKCVRVVPTRGVAEGFAALLSYDPQAGADANADAMSVAAGQVVAGEVTRAVRDSSCERGPIAEGDWLGIAREGILSIHADLGEAAAGLLAEIVDDGHEIVTVIEGEGATPAVTRHIEVWVHDHRPGCEVEIHHGAQPLYPYLFGIE, encoded by the coding sequence GTGCCCGTGCTCGACCACCTCGTCGCCGACGACCTCCGTGACCTCGTCAGGGGCTACGCCGACATCCTCTCGGTCCACCGCGAGGCCATCAACCGCCTCAACGTCTACCCGGTGCCCGACGGCGACACCGGCACCAACATGTCGCTCACGATGGCCTCGGTGGTCGCCGAGGTCGACGGCGCCGGGCCCGACATGGCGTCGGTCTGCCAGGCCATCAGCCACGGGTCGCTCATGGGAGCCCGGGGCAACTCCGGGGTGATCCTCTCGCAGATCCTGCGCGGCCTGGCCGAGGGCTTCCGTGACGGCGACGGCGTCGACGCGGCCACGCTCGTCGCAGCCCTCGACGCGGCTGCCACGGCCGCCTACGGCGCGGTGATGAAGCCGGTGGAGGGCACGATCCTCACCGTGGTGCGCGCCGTGGCCGACGGTGCGGCCGAGGGGCTGGCCTCGGGGGCCGACCTCGTCGGGGTGCTCGACGCCGGACGGGATCGGGGCGCCGACGCGCTCGCCCGGACGCCGGACCTGCTCCCGGTGCTGGCCGAGGCCGGCGTGGTCGACTCCGGCGGCACGGGGCTGTTGCTGCTCGTCGACGTGGCGCTGCACCTCGCCGACGGGCGGGCGCTGCCCGACCCGCCCGAGGGCGGCGGGGCATCGGCCGACTTCAGCGCGGCCTTCGAATCGGTGCACGCCGGCGAGGGCCACGGGGGTGTCGCCGACCTTCGCTACGAGGTCATGTACTTCCTCGAGGCTCCCGACGAGGCGATCGCCGGCTTCAAGGACGTGTGGGCCACCCTCGGCGACTCGATCGTGGTCGTCGGCGGCGACGGCCTGTGGAACTGCCACGTTCACACCGACGACATCGGTGCGGCCATCGAGGCGGCGGTCGACATCGGCCGGCCCCGTTCGATCCGGGTCACCGACCTGCTCGAGGAGGTCGAGGAGGAGAAGTGGGTGCGCGAAGCCCAGCCCGGGCCCGCCGAGCCGGCCACCGTGCACGACCCGGTGCCGTGCGCGGTCGTCGCCGTCGCCGCCGGCGAGGGGATCCGCCGCATCTTCTACAGCCTGGGGGTCCAGGGGATCGTCACCGGTGGTCAGACGATGAACCCCTCCACCGCCCAGCTCCTCGCCGAGGTGGAGGCGGCGCCGGCCGACGAGGTCGTGATCCTGCCGAACAACAAGAACATCGTGCCTGTCGCCGAACAGGTCGACGCCATGACCTCCAAGTGCGTGCGCGTGGTGCCCACCCGGGGGGTGGCCGAGGGCTTCGCCGCCCTCCTGAGCTACGACCCGCAGGCCGGCGCCGACGCCAACGCCGATGCGATGTCGGTCGCCGCCGGACAGGTCGTCGCCGGTGAGGTCACGCGGGCGGTGCGCGACTCGAGCTGCGAGCGCGGGCCGATCGCCGAGGGCGACTGGCTCGGCATCGCCCGCGAGGGGATCCTCTCGATCCACGCCGACCTGGGTGAGGCGGCCGCCGGCCTGCTGGCCGAGATCGTCGACGACGGCCACGAGATCGTCACCGTGATCGAGGGGGAAGGCGCCACACCTGCGGTGACCCGCCACATCGAGGTCTGGGTGCACGACCACCGTCCCGGCTGCGAGGTCGAGATCCACCACGGTGCCCAGCCGCTGTACCCCTACCTGTTCGGGATCGAGTAG
- the recG gene encoding ATP-dependent DNA helicase RecG, which yields MARRLSQLAQLPVTELKGVGESRARALAKVGLHTVLDLLTYYPRRYIDRTNQARLSELDLGEEATVLVKVLRTTSRRTRNGRSLVTAEVTDGSGHLKVSFFNQPFRERQLAEGSDVVLFGRTEVFQGRRQMTNPVVDLIGDRTGRIVPVYPQSEKAGIMSWDVARFMDEVLRRAGEFADPLDPALRRRFDLVDRTTAFTDIHAPDTMRDAADARRRLVFDELLRVQLELVRRKLELERTAVGVGYTIGADGRAGPLVSRFHDRLPYDLTTAQQRALAEITADLARGHPMHRLLQGDVGSGKTVVAVSALLVAVQGGHQGALMAPTEVLAEQHFAGIRHLLEGFTVPDTDEGNLFAGAGLDRPLRVVLVTNRTPAAERRRLLADLAAGTIDIAVGTHALISEGITFRSLGVVVIDEQHRFGVEQRAALRDKGAGDAIPDVLVMTATPIPRTAAMTVYGDLDVSVLDELPPGRTPIVTRRAEGELDEAEVWEQVRAEVSAGRQAYVVCPLIEESEKLEVRSAEETHAQLVAGELSALRVGLLHGRVPAGEKDAVMERFRLGELDVLVATTVIEVGVDVPNATVMVILDASRFGIAQLHQLRGRVGRGAERSWCWLVGEATTPDGEARLEALVRSTDGFELAEVDLDLRGEGTIMGERQKGRNDLKLASLRRDREWVEKARAVAIEIVTADPNLDEHWLLAEEVDLLLGDDDVEFLMKS from the coding sequence GTGGCCCGGCGCCTCTCCCAGCTCGCCCAACTCCCGGTCACCGAGCTGAAGGGGGTGGGGGAGTCGCGGGCCCGGGCGCTGGCGAAGGTCGGGCTGCACACCGTCCTCGACCTGTTGACCTACTACCCCCGGCGCTACATCGACCGCACCAACCAGGCCCGCCTGTCCGAGCTCGACCTCGGCGAGGAGGCGACCGTGCTCGTCAAGGTGCTGCGCACCACGAGCCGGCGCACGCGCAACGGCAGGTCGCTGGTCACCGCCGAGGTCACCGACGGCAGCGGCCACCTGAAGGTGAGCTTCTTCAACCAGCCGTTCCGTGAGCGTCAGCTCGCGGAGGGCTCCGACGTCGTCCTGTTCGGGCGCACCGAGGTGTTCCAGGGTCGACGGCAGATGACGAACCCGGTCGTCGACCTCATCGGCGACCGCACCGGTCGCATCGTCCCCGTCTACCCCCAGAGCGAGAAGGCCGGGATCATGAGCTGGGACGTGGCACGGTTCATGGACGAGGTGCTGCGCCGCGCCGGTGAGTTCGCCGACCCGCTCGACCCGGCGCTGCGGAGGCGGTTCGACCTCGTCGACCGGACGACGGCGTTCACCGACATCCACGCCCCCGACACGATGCGCGATGCCGCCGACGCCCGCCGACGGCTGGTGTTCGACGAGCTGTTGCGGGTGCAGCTCGAGCTGGTGCGCCGGAAGCTGGAGCTCGAGCGCACCGCGGTCGGTGTCGGGTACACCATCGGCGCCGACGGTCGGGCCGGGCCGCTCGTGTCCCGGTTCCACGACCGTCTCCCCTACGACCTCACCACGGCGCAGCAGCGGGCGCTCGCCGAGATCACGGCCGACCTCGCCCGCGGCCACCCGATGCACCGGCTCCTGCAGGGCGACGTCGGGTCGGGCAAGACGGTGGTGGCGGTCAGCGCCCTCCTCGTCGCCGTGCAGGGCGGGCACCAGGGGGCGCTCATGGCCCCCACCGAGGTCCTCGCCGAACAGCACTTCGCCGGCATCCGCCACCTCCTCGAGGGCTTCACCGTCCCCGACACCGACGAGGGCAACCTCTTCGCGGGGGCCGGTCTCGACCGCCCGCTGCGGGTGGTGCTCGTCACCAACCGCACTCCCGCCGCCGAGCGGCGCCGCCTCCTCGCGGACCTCGCTGCCGGCACGATCGACATCGCCGTGGGCACCCACGCGCTCATCTCCGAGGGCATCACGTTCCGGTCGCTCGGCGTGGTGGTCATCGACGAGCAGCACCGCTTCGGTGTCGAGCAACGGGCGGCCCTGCGCGACAAGGGGGCCGGTGACGCCATCCCCGACGTCCTCGTGATGACCGCCACCCCGATCCCGCGCACCGCGGCGATGACCGTCTACGGCGACCTCGACGTCTCCGTGCTCGACGAGCTGCCCCCGGGACGCACCCCCATCGTGACCCGGCGCGCCGAGGGAGAGCTCGACGAGGCCGAAGTGTGGGAGCAGGTCCGCGCCGAGGTGTCCGCCGGTCGCCAGGCGTACGTGGTCTGCCCCTTGATCGAGGAGAGCGAGAAGCTCGAGGTGCGCTCTGCCGAGGAGACCCACGCCCAGCTCGTCGCCGGCGAGCTGTCGGCGCTGCGGGTCGGCCTCCTGCACGGCCGGGTGCCTGCCGGCGAGAAGGACGCGGTGATGGAGCGCTTCCGCCTCGGTGAGCTCGACGTGCTGGTGGCCACCACGGTGATCGAGGTCGGGGTCGACGTCCCGAACGCCACGGTCATGGTGATCCTCGATGCGTCGCGGTTCGGGATCGCCCAGCTTCACCAGCTCCGGGGCCGGGTCGGTCGGGGCGCCGAGCGCTCGTGGTGCTGGCTCGTCGGCGAGGCCACGACGCCGGACGGCGAGGCCCGCCTGGAGGCGCTGGTGCGCAGCACCGACGGCTTCGAGCTGGCCGAGGTCGACCTCGACCTGCGAGGGGAGGGCACGATCATGGGCGAGCGCCAGAAAGGGCGCAACGACCTCAAGCTGGCCTCTCTGCGCCGCGACCGGGAGTGGGTCGAGAAGGCCCGGGCGGTGGCGATCGAGATCGTGACGGCCGACCCGAACCTGGACGAGCACTGGCTGCTCGCAGAGGAGGTCGACCTGCTCCTCGGCGACGATGACGTCGAGTTCCTGATGAAGAGCTGA
- the rsmD gene encoding 16S rRNA (guanine(966)-N(2))-methyltransferase RsmD, with product MRVVAGAAKGRRLQAPPGGSTRPTLDRVREALFNALGSLDAVVGAEVLDLYAGSGALGIEALSRGAAHAVFVERSGAVRRVLNANLDATGMAARAEVLGGDAVAHLSRLSAEGGGAGFDLVLLDPPYDTPDETWAEVLARIGALAPTAVVAAESDREVPIPEPWHVLREKRYGSTLLTIARPTPPPEPS from the coding sequence ATGAGGGTCGTGGCCGGTGCGGCGAAGGGCAGACGCCTCCAGGCGCCGCCCGGCGGGTCGACCCGTCCGACGCTCGACCGGGTCCGCGAGGCCCTTTTCAACGCGCTCGGCAGCCTCGACGCGGTCGTCGGCGCGGAGGTCCTCGACCTCTACGCCGGCTCGGGCGCGCTCGGCATCGAAGCGCTGTCGCGGGGCGCGGCCCACGCGGTGTTCGTCGAGCGGTCCGGTGCGGTCCGCCGGGTGCTCAACGCGAACCTCGACGCCACGGGGATGGCGGCCCGCGCCGAGGTCCTCGGCGGTGACGCCGTGGCCCACCTCTCCCGCCTCTCGGCCGAGGGCGGTGGCGCCGGGTTCGACCTGGTGCTGCTCGATCCGCCCTACGACACGCCGGACGAGACGTGGGCCGAGGTGCTCGCCCGGATCGGCGCGCTGGCCCCGACCGCGGTGGTGGCCGCGGAGTCGGATCGCGAGGTGCCGATTCCCGAGCCGTGGCATGTCCTGAGGGAGAAGCGGTACGGCAGTACGCTCCTCACCATCGCCCGCCCCACGCCCCCGCCGGAGCCCTCGTGA
- the coaD gene encoding pantetheine-phosphate adenylyltransferase produces the protein MTRVLYPGSFDPIHNGHLEIIETASRLFDNVVVAAMRNPQKGEPLFKLDEREEMLNDAVAHLDNVDVTMFASLVVDLARSLEADFIVKGLRAVSDFESELQMAQMNHKISGVDTLFIPSASAHSFLASKLIREIHRFGGDVTAMVPPAVAKRLQERTA, from the coding sequence GTGACCCGAGTGCTGTACCCAGGATCGTTCGATCCGATCCACAACGGACACCTCGAGATCATCGAGACGGCGTCCCGGCTCTTCGACAACGTGGTGGTGGCGGCGATGCGCAACCCCCAGAAGGGCGAGCCCCTCTTCAAGCTCGACGAGCGCGAGGAGATGCTGAACGACGCCGTCGCCCACCTCGACAACGTCGACGTCACGATGTTCGCGTCGCTGGTCGTCGACCTCGCCCGCAGCCTCGAGGCCGACTTCATCGTCAAGGGCCTCCGGGCGGTCTCCGACTTCGAGTCCGAGCTCCAGATGGCGCAGATGAACCACAAGATCTCGGGCGTCGACACCCTCTTCATCCCCTCGGCCTCCGCCCACTCGTTCCTGGCGTCGAAGCTCATCCGCGAGATCCACCGGTTCGGGGGCGACGTCACCGCGATGGTGCCGCCGGCGGTGGCCAAACGCCTGCAGGAGCGGACCGCATGA
- a CDS encoding ATP synthase F0 subunit B — translation MTDFEPDVELDLTPPPVGAQYHPPETEDVLLELRAVIDAARPVPLSASSMIAKEEVLELIDEALDHLPEELRAARWLLKEREEYLAKTRHEGDEIVEQARARAERMVQRTEVVKAAEQRAYTIVEAAEADARRLRHEVEDFCDQKLASFEIVLERTQKLVAAGREKLQGTNLLAEAAAAAAHGVAGPRATPDAGADPADPLDDPHQDGYADDYYDEHEAVPHLVAVDDHESLPPPPEARPETIRDAAATFFDQDDDRP, via the coding sequence ATGACCGATTTCGAGCCCGACGTCGAGCTGGACCTCACCCCCCCGCCGGTCGGGGCCCAGTACCACCCGCCCGAGACCGAGGACGTGCTCCTCGAGCTGCGCGCCGTCATCGACGCCGCCCGCCCGGTGCCGCTCTCCGCATCCTCGATGATCGCCAAGGAGGAGGTGCTCGAGTTGATCGACGAGGCGCTCGACCACCTCCCCGAGGAGCTGCGGGCCGCCCGCTGGCTGCTCAAGGAGCGTGAGGAGTACCTGGCCAAGACCCGTCACGAAGGCGACGAGATCGTCGAGCAGGCCCGGGCCCGTGCCGAGCGGATGGTCCAGCGCACCGAAGTCGTCAAGGCCGCCGAGCAGCGGGCGTACACGATCGTCGAGGCCGCCGAGGCCGACGCCCGCCGGCTCCGTCACGAGGTCGAGGACTTCTGCGACCAGAAGCTGGCCAGCTTCGAGATCGTCCTCGAGCGCACCCAGAAGCTCGTGGCGGCGGGGCGCGAGAAGCTCCAGGGCACCAACCTGCTCGCCGAGGCGGCGGCCGCCGCTGCCCACGGAGTGGCCGGCCCCCGCGCCACGCCCGATGCCGGCGCCGACCCGGCCGACCCGCTCGACGATCCCCACCAGGACGGCTACGCCGACGACTACTACGACGAGCACGAGGCGGTGCCGCACCTCGTCGCGGTCGACGACCACGAGAGCCTCCCCCCTCCCCCCGAGGCGCGGCCCGAGACCATCCGTGACGCCGCCGCCACGTTCTTCGACCAGGACGACGACCGACCCTGA
- a CDS encoding DUF177 domain-containing protein, translated as MPARPLVVGIADLRRHPGSRRRFVEDVVLPGLGISTAEVPEGASIRVDVELETLSDGLVATGVVRVPWTGECRRCLNPVTGSAVARVKEVFEPRPVEGETYALGDDLVDLEPMVRDAVLLALPLAPLCGPDCLGPAPDDFPAVAQATADVGDGGAAEAPVDPRWAALDGLHFDSGAEDG; from the coding sequence ATGCCGGCTCGTCCTCTCGTCGTCGGCATCGCCGACCTCCGTCGCCACCCGGGTTCGCGCCGGCGGTTCGTCGAGGACGTGGTCCTGCCCGGGTTGGGCATCTCGACCGCGGAGGTGCCCGAGGGGGCATCGATCCGCGTCGACGTCGAGCTCGAGACGCTGAGCGACGGGCTCGTCGCCACGGGCGTGGTGCGCGTCCCGTGGACGGGCGAGTGCCGCCGTTGCCTGAACCCGGTGACCGGCTCGGCCGTCGCCAGGGTCAAGGAGGTCTTCGAGCCCCGACCCGTCGAGGGCGAGACCTACGCGCTCGGCGACGACCTCGTCGACCTCGAACCCATGGTGCGCGATGCGGTGCTGTTGGCGCTGCCTCTGGCGCCGTTGTGCGGCCCCGACTGCCTCGGGCCGGCGCCCGACGACTTCCCGGCAGTGGCGCAGGCCACGGCGGACGTCGGCGACGGTGGGGCGGCCGAGGCGCCCGTCGACCCCCGGTGGGCGGCCCTCGACGGCCTGCACTTCGATTCCGGCGCCGAGGACGGGTAG
- the rpmF gene encoding 50S ribosomal protein L32 — translation MAVPKKKTSKSKSRSRRASAWTLTAPSRSTCPRCGAVKRPHIVCGNCGWYHGRQAIDVD, via the coding sequence ATGGCTGTCCCCAAGAAGAAGACCTCGAAGTCGAAGAGCCGCAGCCGCCGGGCGTCCGCCTGGACGCTGACGGCTCCGTCGCGCAGCACCTGCCCCCGCTGCGGTGCGGTGAAGCGACCGCACATCGTCTGCGGGAACTGCGGCTGGTACCACGGTCGCCAGGCCATCGACGTCGACTGA
- the plsX gene encoding phosphate acyltransferase PlsX, whose product MIEVETMLPVAVDAMGGDNAPHEIVAGARRAAEELGIPVVLVGRPGELGDTGGLEVIEASEVIAMDADPAASVRRMKDSSLVRAAEAVRDGRASAMVSAGNTGATMASALLRMGRIKGVQRPAIVTPIPAPGSTPTLLLDAGANAQCDAEWLVQFAQMGAVYARERYGVAEPKVALLSIGEEPTKGNALVKETHKLLDDGTALAAAGARFVGNVEGRDLMGDAADVVVTDGFTGNVALKTLEGGLKAIVAGLLEAFDSSDEARAAAAALWPALTPLYESFDPENTGGAMLLGLDGVCIISHGSSSATAVVNAVRVARDMVVGDVVGHLARTIRPDA is encoded by the coding sequence GTGATCGAGGTCGAGACGATGCTCCCCGTCGCCGTCGACGCGATGGGTGGTGACAACGCTCCTCACGAGATCGTGGCCGGCGCCCGTCGGGCCGCCGAGGAACTCGGCATCCCCGTGGTGCTCGTCGGCCGGCCCGGTGAGCTCGGCGACACCGGTGGTCTCGAGGTGATCGAGGCGTCGGAGGTCATCGCCATGGACGCCGATCCGGCGGCCAGCGTCCGGCGGATGAAGGACTCGTCGCTGGTCCGGGCGGCGGAGGCGGTGCGTGACGGTCGGGCGTCGGCCATGGTCAGCGCCGGGAACACCGGGGCCACGATGGCCAGTGCCCTGCTCCGGATGGGGCGCATCAAGGGCGTGCAACGACCGGCCATCGTGACGCCCATCCCTGCACCGGGGTCGACGCCCACGCTGCTCCTCGACGCCGGGGCCAACGCCCAGTGCGACGCCGAGTGGCTGGTGCAGTTCGCCCAGATGGGTGCGGTCTACGCCCGCGAGCGCTACGGCGTGGCCGAGCCGAAGGTGGCGTTGCTGTCGATCGGCGAGGAGCCCACCAAGGGCAACGCGCTCGTGAAGGAGACCCACAAGCTCCTCGACGACGGCACGGCGCTCGCCGCCGCCGGGGCCCGCTTCGTGGGCAACGTCGAGGGTCGTGACCTGATGGGCGACGCCGCCGACGTCGTCGTCACCGACGGCTTCACCGGCAACGTGGCGCTCAAGACCCTCGAAGGCGGGCTGAAGGCGATCGTCGCCGGGCTGCTCGAGGCCTTCGACTCCTCCGACGAGGCCCGGGCCGCGGCAGCGGCGCTGTGGCCGGCGCTCACGCCGCTCTACGAGAGCTTCGACCCCGAGAACACCGGAGGGGCGATGCTGCTCGGGCTCGACGGCGTGTGCATCATCAGCCACGGGTCGTCGTCGGCGACGGCCGTCGTGAACGCCGTGCGGGTGGCCCGTGACATGGTCGTGGGCGACGTCGTGGGCCATCTCGCCCGCACGATCCGCCCCGACGCCTGA
- a CDS encoding phosphopantetheine-binding protein, translating to MPAETHVEQPPMGRQEVLDLIRDRLSDILEVEPTSINEGDSFADDLDADSLALIELVEALEEELGERSVGFRIDDEDLEDLKTVRDAVDYVVAKLG from the coding sequence GTGCCCGCAGAGACCCACGTCGAACAGCCCCCGATGGGCCGCCAGGAAGTGCTCGACCTCATCCGTGACCGGCTGTCCGACATCCTCGAGGTGGAGCCCACCTCGATCAACGAGGGCGACTCCTTCGCCGACGACCTCGACGCCGACAGCCTGGCCCTCATCGAGCTGGTCGAGGCTCTCGAGGAGGAGCTCGGGGAGCGCAGCGTGGGGTTCCGCATCGATGACGAGGACCTCGAGGACCTGAAGACCGTGCGCGACGCCGTCGACTACGTCGTCGCCAAGCTGGGCTGA
- the rnc gene encoding ribonuclease III, which translates to MLELALTHRSWCAEHPGHGSNERLEFLGDAVLGLVVAAHVVERHPDLAEGALAKLRAAVVSESALAEVGRELAIGHDLRLGKGEAASGGRDKSSILADAVEALIGAVYLDGGLDAARAMVLDLLAGRIAAEAVEGPGGADHKTRLQVLVARRFASSPAYSSTDEGPDHDKRFRAEVRVDGRLLGVGHGRSKKLAEQSAAGAALVALETGADDVGAGAASTTISESEQGHA; encoded by the coding sequence CTGCTCGAGCTCGCCCTCACCCACCGGTCGTGGTGCGCCGAGCACCCCGGTCACGGGTCGAACGAACGGCTCGAGTTCCTCGGCGACGCCGTGCTCGGACTCGTCGTCGCCGCGCACGTCGTCGAGCGCCATCCGGACCTCGCCGAGGGGGCGCTCGCCAAGCTGCGGGCCGCGGTGGTGAGCGAGTCGGCCCTCGCCGAGGTCGGTCGCGAGCTCGCGATCGGCCACGACCTGCGCCTCGGCAAGGGGGAGGCGGCCAGCGGCGGACGCGACAAGTCGTCGATCCTCGCCGACGCCGTCGAGGCGCTGATCGGCGCCGTGTACCTCGACGGCGGCCTCGACGCGGCGCGGGCGATGGTGCTCGACCTGTTGGCCGGTCGCATCGCCGCCGAAGCCGTCGAGGGGCCCGGTGGCGCCGACCACAAGACCCGCCTGCAGGTGCTCGTCGCCCGCCGATTCGCGTCGAGCCCTGCGTACTCGTCCACCGACGAGGGCCCTGACCACGACAAGCGGTTCCGGGCCGAGGTCCGCGTCGACGGACGCCTCCTCGGCGTCGGGCACGGCCGGTCGAAGAAGCTCGCCGAGCAGTCGGCGGCCGGGGCGGCCCTGGTCGCCCTCGAGACCGGGGCCGACGACGTCGGGGCCGGTGCAGCATCCACCACCATCAGTGAGAGCGAGCAGGGCCATGCCTGA
- the mutM gene encoding bifunctional DNA-formamidopyrimidine glycosylase/DNA-(apurinic or apyrimidinic site) lyase, whose amino-acid sequence MPELPEVETIRRELEREVVGKKVKTVSVTGARTVRRQKPKELVARLEGAKITGAQRKGKYLLLALDTGDVLVIHLRMSGQLLRAAPRDAMAPHTHVVISFTQGGQLRFVDPRTFGEIFLATPDEITSEIPELSELGVDPVETPMSWVDFGHLLRRKPMKLKAFLTDQSIIAGIGNIYADEILFDAGLRYDRETDSLTTQEIRRVYRSLVEILHEAIKYGGSTLSDGQYVDLNGKPGEYQSHHQVYDREKQPCRRCRRHDIVKAKFANRSTYFCEVCQV is encoded by the coding sequence ATGCCTGAGCTGCCCGAGGTCGAGACCATCCGCCGCGAGCTGGAGCGTGAGGTGGTGGGCAAGAAGGTCAAGACGGTGTCGGTCACCGGCGCCCGCACGGTTCGCCGCCAGAAGCCCAAGGAGCTCGTCGCCCGCCTGGAGGGCGCCAAGATCACCGGGGCCCAGCGCAAGGGCAAGTACCTGCTGCTGGCCCTCGACACCGGCGATGTCCTGGTCATCCACCTCCGCATGAGCGGCCAGCTGCTGCGGGCCGCACCGCGCGACGCGATGGCGCCCCACACCCACGTCGTCATCTCGTTCACCCAGGGCGGCCAGCTCCGCTTCGTCGATCCCCGCACCTTCGGCGAGATCTTCCTCGCCACCCCCGACGAGATCACCTCCGAGATCCCCGAGCTCTCCGAGCTCGGCGTCGACCCCGTCGAGACGCCCATGTCGTGGGTCGACTTCGGGCACCTCCTGCGGCGCAAGCCGATGAAGCTCAAGGCCTTCCTCACCGACCAGTCGATCATCGCCGGCATCGGGAACATCTACGCCGACGAGATCCTCTTCGACGCCGGGCTCCGCTACGACCGGGAGACCGACTCGCTCACCACCCAGGAGATCCGCCGGGTGTACCGGTCCCTCGTCGAGATCCTCCACGAGGCCATCAAGTACGGCGGGTCCACCCTCTCCGACGGCCAGTACGTCGACCTGAACGGCAAGCCCGGCGAGTACCAGAGCCACCACCAGGTCTACGACCGGGAGAAGCAGCCGTGCCGTCGCTGCCGCCGCCACGACATCGTGAAGGCCAAGTTCGCCAACCGGTCGACCTACTTCTGCGAGGTCTGCCAGGTCTGA